A single genomic interval of Syntrophobotulus glycolicus DSM 8271 harbors:
- the mnmG gene encoding tRNA uridine-5-carboxymethylaminomethyl(34) synthesis enzyme MnmG, protein MEYVAGKYDVIVIGAGHAGCEGALASARMGCQTLLVTLNLDKIGNMPCNPSVGGPAKGHLVREIDALGGQMALTADDTSLQARMLNTGKGPAVHALRVQSDKRAYHLHLLKTVLQQDNLTLVQALVQKLLIADHQVCGIVTNTGARFLAESVILTGGTYLRSRIIIGEAIYDGGPTGDLTSSALSLQLQDMDVQLGRFKTGTPPRIHKNSVDYSKFALQCGDEVQRRFSFMPTESLFWGSDPEKQLPCWLGYTTEEGHQIIRENLDRAPLYTGVVEGIGPRYCPSIEDKVVRFAERKAHQLFLEPEGFDSEELYVAGMSTSLPEEIQQRFFHSIPGLEKAKILRPGYAIEYDYVKPFQLSLTLELKDWPGLFTAGQINGTSGYEEAAAQGLLAGINAALKVRNKEAFILRRSDGYLGVLIDDLVNKEIKEPYRLLTSRAEYRLLLRQDNADLRLTPKGREIGLVSDERWNYFQKKKMELETITEMSHNTFFSNMDIKVGEILAKAGSTSLRGSIRAEDLFKRPEINFQSVLELMPQLKEYQSDTVEEAVIQLKYEGYISKQLEEVERFNRLEERLLPQDLDFNEVRGLSNEARQRLFEVRPLNLGQASRISGVNPADISVLLIFLEQKRRMSGSV, encoded by the coding sequence ATTGAATATGTTGCCGGAAAGTATGATGTTATTGTGATAGGCGCCGGTCATGCAGGTTGTGAAGGGGCTTTAGCTTCGGCAAGAATGGGCTGTCAGACATTATTGGTCACGCTTAATTTGGATAAAATTGGAAATATGCCTTGTAATCCTTCTGTAGGTGGTCCCGCTAAGGGACATTTGGTCAGGGAGATTGATGCTTTAGGCGGCCAGATGGCTCTGACTGCAGATGATACTTCTTTACAGGCTCGCATGCTGAATACCGGTAAGGGGCCTGCGGTTCACGCTCTAAGGGTTCAATCCGACAAACGGGCTTATCATCTGCATTTGCTCAAAACGGTATTGCAGCAGGATAACCTTACTCTTGTTCAGGCCCTGGTCCAGAAGTTACTCATTGCTGATCATCAGGTCTGCGGTATTGTCACAAATACAGGGGCCCGTTTTTTGGCTGAATCTGTAATTTTGACCGGAGGCACGTACCTTCGTTCGCGCATTATCATTGGTGAAGCAATTTATGACGGTGGTCCGACTGGGGATTTGACTTCTTCTGCATTATCTTTGCAGCTTCAGGATATGGATGTGCAGTTAGGCCGGTTTAAAACAGGGACACCGCCGCGCATTCATAAGAATTCGGTAGATTACAGTAAATTTGCTCTTCAATGTGGTGATGAGGTTCAGCGCAGATTTTCCTTTATGCCTACGGAAAGCCTGTTTTGGGGCAGTGACCCTGAAAAACAACTTCCCTGCTGGCTAGGTTATACAACAGAGGAAGGTCATCAAATCATAAGGGAAAATTTAGACCGGGCTCCTCTTTATACGGGTGTAGTTGAGGGAATAGGTCCCCGGTATTGTCCGTCAATTGAGGATAAGGTGGTGCGTTTTGCTGAGCGCAAGGCTCATCAATTATTTTTGGAGCCGGAAGGGTTTGATAGTGAGGAGCTGTATGTGGCCGGTATGTCAACAAGTCTTCCGGAGGAGATACAGCAGAGGTTTTTTCACAGTATACCTGGTCTTGAGAAGGCTAAAATACTCCGCCCGGGTTATGCTATTGAATATGATTATGTGAAACCGTTTCAGCTTTCTCTCACTTTGGAGCTGAAAGATTGGCCTGGGTTGTTTACCGCCGGACAAATTAATGGGACCTCAGGCTATGAGGAAGCAGCCGCTCAGGGCCTGTTAGCCGGAATAAATGCCGCTTTAAAGGTTCGGAATAAAGAAGCGTTTATTCTTCGCCGCTCTGATGGATATCTGGGAGTATTAATTGATGACCTGGTGAACAAAGAAATCAAAGAACCGTACAGACTTTTGACATCCCGGGCAGAATACAGACTGCTGCTGCGTCAGGATAATGCCGACCTTAGACTTACACCTAAAGGAAGAGAGATTGGGTTGGTTTCTGATGAACGCTGGAACTATTTTCAGAAGAAAAAGATGGAGCTCGAGACCATAACGGAAATGAGCCATAATACATTTTTTTCCAATATGGATATTAAGGTAGGAGAAATACTGGCTAAAGCTGGTTCGACTTCGCTGCGCGGCAGTATTCGCGCTGAAGATTTATTTAAAAGGCCGGAAATTAATTTTCAATCTGTTTTGGAACTCATGCCCCAGTTGAAGGAATATCAGAGTGATACTGTTGAAGAAGCGGTAATCCAACTGAAATATGAGGGATATATCAGCAAGCAGCTGGAAGAAGTAGAAAGGTTTAACCGGTTAGAGGAAAGATTGCTTCCTCAGGATCTGGATTTCAATGAGGTCAGAGGTTTATCGAACGAGGCCCGTCAGAGACTGTTTGAGGTACGTCCTTTGAATTTGGGACAGGCGTCCCGTATCAGTGGTGTTAATCCTGCTGATATTTCTGTTCTATTGATCTTTTTAGAACAAAAAAGGAGGATGTCAGGCAGTGTTTAA